A single genomic interval of Balaenoptera musculus isolate JJ_BM4_2016_0621 chromosome 14, mBalMus1.pri.v3, whole genome shotgun sequence harbors:
- the SDSL gene encoding serine dehydratase-like, with protein sequence MERPLAECAKGEHFHIVTPLLESWALSQVVGMPVFLKYENVQPTGSFKIRGIGHFCQEVAKKGCRHLVCSSGGNAGIAAAYAARKLGIPATIVLPEGTSPQVVRRLHGEGAEVQLTGKVWDEANLRAQELAKKDGWVNIHPFDHPLIWEGHGSLVRELKAVLGTPPGALVLAVGGGGLLAGVSAGLAEVGWQHVPIIAMETQGAHSFNAAIKAGRLVTLPDITSVAKCLGARTVAAQALACTKEFKVFSEVVEDSEAVSAVQRFLDDERTLVEPACGAALAVIYSGLLGRLQAEGRLHPSPASVVVIVCGGNNIDSGELQALKAQLGQG encoded by the exons ATGGAGCGCCCTCTGGCGGAGTGTGCCAAGGGTGAGCACTTCCACATCGTCACACCTCTGCTGGAGAGCTGGGCACTGTCCCAGGTGGTGGGCATGCCTGTCTTCCTCAAGTATGAGAATGTGCAGCCGACTGGCTCCTTCAAGATCCGTGGCATTGGACATTTCTGCCAggag GTGGCCAAAAAGGGATGCAGACACCTGGTGTGCTCCTCAG GGGGTAACGCGGGCATCGCTGCTGCTTACGCTGCTCGGAAGCTGGGCATCCCAGCCACCATTGTGCTCCCCGAGGGCACCTCTCCGCAGGTGGTGAGGAGGCTGCATGGGGAGGGGGCCGAAGTTCAGCTGACTGGAAAG GTCTGGGACGAGGCCAATCTGAGGGCGCAAGAGTTGGCCAAGAAGGACGGCTGGGTGAACATCCACCCGTTTGACCACCCCCTGATATG GGAAGGCCACGGGAGCCTGGTGCGGGAGCTGAAGGCAGTGCTGGGGACCCCACCGGGTGCCCTGGTGCTGGCAGTGGGGGGCGGAGGCCTCCTGGCCGGGGTGTCGGCTGGTCTGGCAGAGGTGGGCTGGCAGCACGTGCCCATAATTGCCATGGAGACGCAAGGGGCACACAGTTTCAATGCGGCCATCAAGGCAGGCAGGCTGGTGACACTGCCGGACATCACCAG TGTAGCCAAGTGCCTGGGTGCCAGGACGGTGGCTGCACAGGCCCTGGCGTGTACGAAGGAGTTCAAGGTCTTCTCTGAGGTGGTGGAGGATTCTGAGGCCGTGAGCGCCGTGCAGCGGTTCCTGG ATGATGAGCGAACGTTGGTGGAGCCTGCCTGCGGGGCAGCCTTAGCTGTCATCTACTCAGGCCTCCTGGGGAGGCTCCAGGCTGAGGGCCGCCTGCACCCTTCCCCGGCCTCGGTCGTGGTCATCGTGTGTGGAGGCAACAACATTGACAGTGGAGAGCTACAGGCTCTGAAAGCCCAGCTGGGCCAGGGCTGA